A genomic stretch from Mycobacterium malmoense includes:
- a CDS encoding pyridoxamine 5'-phosphate oxidase family protein codes for MGTNQRASIVMSSDEIADFVVKSRTGTLATVGPDGQPHLTAMWYAVVDGEIWLETKAKSQKAVNLRRDPRVSFLIEGGDTYDTLRGVSFEGVAEIVDDPDVSHQVGVSVWERYTGPYSDEMKPFVEQMMNKRVCVRIVARRARSWDHRKLGLPPMPVGGSTAPAAL; via the coding sequence ATGGGAACCAATCAGCGCGCGAGCATCGTCATGTCCTCCGACGAGATCGCCGATTTCGTCGTCAAGAGCCGCACCGGCACGCTGGCCACCGTCGGCCCCGACGGCCAGCCGCACCTGACCGCGATGTGGTACGCCGTCGTCGACGGCGAAATCTGGCTGGAGACCAAGGCCAAGTCGCAGAAGGCGGTCAACCTCAGGCGCGATCCGCGGGTGAGCTTTTTGATCGAGGGCGGCGACACCTATGACACGCTGCGCGGGGTGTCCTTCGAAGGCGTCGCGGAGATCGTCGACGATCCCGACGTCTCGCACCAGGTTGGGGTCAGCGTGTGGGAGCGCTATACCGGCCCGTATAGCGACGAGATGAAACCCTTCGTCGAGCAGATGATGAACAAGCGGGTCTGCGTGCGCATCGTGGCCCGTCGCGCGCGCTCGTGGGATCACCGCAAGCTCGGGCTGCCGCCGATGCCCGTAGGGGGATCGACCGCCCCGGCCGCGCTGTAG
- a CDS encoding PH domain-containing protein encodes MAHLAVGFLTLGLLIPVLAWPPSAPLLVIPVVASALIVRLRTVADDEGVTVRTLLGAQTVRWDDIDGLRFHRGSWARARLKSGAELRLPAVTFATLPLLTEVSSGRVPNPYR; translated from the coding sequence ATGGCGCACCTCGCCGTCGGATTCTTGACCCTGGGGTTGTTGATACCGGTGCTCGCGTGGCCACCGTCGGCGCCGCTGCTGGTCATCCCGGTGGTGGCGTCGGCGTTGATCGTCCGGCTGCGCACCGTCGCCGACGACGAGGGCGTGACCGTCCGGACGCTGCTGGGCGCCCAGACGGTGCGCTGGGACGACATCGACGGGCTGCGCTTCCACCGGGGTTCCTGGGCACGCGCGCGCCTCAAAAGCGGGGCGGAGCTGCGATTGCCCGCGGTCACGTTCGCGACGCTCCCGCTGCTGACCGAGGTCAGCTCGGGGCGAGTCCCCAATCCCTATCGATGA
- the ilvC gene encoding ketol-acid reductoisomerase, with amino-acid sequence MFYDDDADLSIIGGRKVGVIGYGSQGHAHSLSLRDSGVQVRVGLKEGSKSRAKVAEQGLDVDTPAEVAKWADVIMLLAPDTAQAEIFANDIEPNLNAGDALFFGHGLNIHFGLIKPPGDVTVAMVAPKGPGHLVRRQFVDGKGVPCLIAVDQDPTGKGEALALSYAKAIGGTRAGVIKTTFKDETETDLFGEQAVLCGGTEELVKAGFDVMVEAGYPPEMAYFEVLHELKLIVDLMYEGGIARMNYSVSDTAEFGGYLSGPRIIDAGTKERMREILREIQDGTFVKKLVANIEGGNKQLEELRKQNAEHPIEVTGKKLRDLMSWVDRPITETA; translated from the coding sequence ATGTTCTACGACGACGACGCAGACCTGTCGATCATCGGTGGCCGCAAGGTCGGCGTGATCGGATACGGCAGCCAGGGGCACGCGCACTCGCTGAGCCTGCGCGACTCCGGCGTGCAAGTGCGCGTCGGGCTGAAGGAGGGCTCGAAATCCCGGGCCAAGGTCGCCGAGCAGGGGCTGGACGTCGACACCCCCGCCGAGGTGGCCAAGTGGGCCGACGTCATCATGCTGCTGGCGCCCGACACCGCGCAGGCCGAGATCTTCGCCAACGACATCGAGCCCAACCTCAACGCCGGCGACGCGTTGTTCTTCGGTCATGGGCTCAACATCCACTTCGGCTTGATCAAGCCGCCCGGCGACGTCACCGTCGCGATGGTCGCCCCCAAGGGCCCCGGCCATTTGGTGCGCCGCCAGTTCGTCGACGGCAAGGGCGTGCCCTGCCTGATCGCCGTCGACCAGGACCCGACCGGCAAGGGCGAGGCGCTGGCGCTGTCCTACGCCAAGGCCATCGGCGGCACCCGGGCCGGCGTCATCAAGACCACCTTCAAGGACGAGACCGAGACCGACCTCTTCGGCGAGCAGGCCGTATTGTGCGGTGGCACAGAGGAATTGGTGAAGGCCGGTTTCGACGTGATGGTCGAGGCGGGCTATCCGCCGGAGATGGCGTACTTCGAGGTGCTGCACGAGCTCAAGCTGATCGTCGACCTGATGTACGAGGGCGGCATCGCCCGGATGAACTACTCGGTGTCCGACACCGCGGAGTTCGGCGGGTACCTGTCGGGCCCGCGGATCATCGACGCCGGCACCAAGGAGCGGATGCGCGAGATTCTGCGCGAGATCCAGGACGGCACCTTCGTCAAGAAGCTGGTCGCCAACATCGAGGGCGGCAACAAGCAGCTCGAGGAGTTGCGCAAGCAAAACGCCGAGCATCCCATCGAGGTCACCGGCAAGAAGCTGCGCGACCTGATGAGCTGGGTCGACCGCCCGATCACCGAGACGGCGTAA
- the gltX gene encoding glutamate--tRNA ligase, producing MTVRVRFCPSPTGTPHVGMVRTALFNWAYARHTGGTFVFRIEDTDAQRDTEESYLALLDALRWLGLDWDEGPEVGGPYGPYRQSQRTEIYRDVVAKLLEAGEAYQAFSTPEEVEARHIAAGRNPKLGYDNFDRQLTDAQRAAFLAEGRRPVVRLRMPDEDLAWDDLVRGTTTFAAGTVPDFALTRASGDPGKFLYTLVNPVDDALMKITHVLRGEDLLPSTPRQLALYRALIRIGVAERIPEFAHLPTVLGEGTKKLSKRDPQSNLFAHRDRGFIPEGLLNYLALLGWAIADDRDLFSLDEMVAAFDVVDVNSNPARFDQKKADAINAEHIRMLNAADFTTRLRDYFDAHGHHIGLDDAGFAAAAELVQTRIVVLGDAWDLLKFLNDDEYAIDPRAAAKELGPDGIAVLNAALAALDGVADWTAEPIEAALKAALIEGLALKPRKAFGPIRVAATGTTVSPPLFESLELLGRDRSLRRLQAARGDAA from the coding sequence GTGACAGTACGAGTCCGGTTCTGCCCGTCGCCCACCGGCACGCCGCACGTCGGGATGGTCCGCACCGCGCTGTTCAACTGGGCCTACGCCCGACACACCGGCGGCACCTTCGTCTTTCGCATCGAGGACACCGACGCGCAGCGCGACACCGAGGAAAGCTACCTGGCGCTGCTCGACGCGCTGCGCTGGCTCGGCCTCGACTGGGACGAGGGACCCGAGGTCGGCGGGCCCTACGGCCCGTACCGGCAGTCGCAGCGCACCGAGATCTACCGCGACGTGGTGGCCAAGCTGCTCGAGGCGGGCGAGGCCTACCAAGCCTTTTCGACGCCGGAGGAGGTCGAGGCCCGTCACATCGCCGCCGGCCGCAACCCCAAGCTGGGCTACGACAACTTCGACCGTCAGCTGACCGACGCGCAGCGCGCCGCGTTTTTGGCGGAGGGCCGCAGGCCGGTGGTGCGGCTGCGGATGCCCGACGAAGACCTCGCCTGGGACGACCTGGTGCGCGGGACCACCACCTTCGCGGCCGGCACCGTGCCCGATTTCGCGTTGACCCGCGCGAGCGGTGACCCCGGAAAATTCTTGTACACCTTGGTCAACCCGGTCGACGACGCGCTGATGAAGATCACCCACGTGCTGCGCGGCGAGGATCTGCTGCCGTCGACCCCGCGCCAGCTCGCGCTGTATCGGGCGCTGATCCGGATCGGCGTCGCCGAGCGCATCCCGGAATTCGCCCATCTGCCAACGGTATTGGGCGAGGGGACAAAGAAGCTCTCCAAGCGTGACCCGCAGTCGAACCTGTTCGCCCACCGCGACCGCGGCTTCATCCCGGAGGGCCTGCTGAATTACCTTGCGCTGCTGGGCTGGGCGATCGCCGACGACCGCGACCTGTTCAGCCTCGACGAGATGGTGGCCGCGTTCGACGTCGTCGACGTCAACTCCAACCCCGCCCGGTTCGACCAGAAGAAGGCCGACGCGATCAACGCCGAGCACATCCGGATGCTCAACGCCGCCGACTTCACTACCAGGCTGCGCGACTACTTCGACGCGCACGGCCATCACATCGGGCTGGACGACGCGGGATTCGCCGCGGCGGCCGAGTTGGTGCAGACCCGCATTGTCGTCCTCGGCGACGCGTGGGACCTGTTGAAGTTCCTCAACGACGACGAGTACGCGATCGACCCCAGGGCCGCCGCCAAGGAGCTCGGCCCGGACGGGATCGCGGTGCTGAACGCGGCGCTGGCCGCGCTGGACGGCGTGGCGGACTGGACCGCGGAGCCGATCGAGGCCGCGCTCAAGGCCGCGCTCATCGAGGGTCTGGCGCTCAAACCGCGCAAGGCGTTCGGCCCGATCCGGGTTGCCGCCACCGGAACAACGGTCAGCCCGCCGCTGTTCGAATCCCTGGAGTTGCTGGGCCGCGACCGCAGCCTGCGGCGGCTGCAGGCCGCACGCGGCGATGCGGCCTGA
- a CDS encoding 3-isopropylmalate dehydrogenase, with translation MKLAVISGDGIGPEVVAEAVKVLDAVVPGVQKTGYDLGARRFHATGELLPDSVLAELRQHDAILLGAIGDPSVPSGVLERGLLLRLRFELDHHVNLRPGRLYPGVSGPLKLESGNPGIDFVVVREGTEGPYTGNGGAIRVGTPHEVATEVSVNTAFGVRRVVRYAFERARLRRKHLTLVHKNNVLTFAGKLWSRVVAEVGEEYPDVEVAYSHVDAATIYLVTDPGRFDVIVTDNLFGDIITDLAAAVCGGIGLAASGNIDATRTNPSMFEPVHGSAPDIAGRGIADPTAAIMSVALLLAHLGEDDAAARVDRAVETHLATRGNERLSTSEVGERIVGAL, from the coding sequence GTGAAACTGGCGGTTATCAGTGGCGACGGCATCGGCCCCGAGGTGGTGGCCGAGGCCGTCAAAGTCCTCGACGCGGTCGTGCCGGGGGTGCAGAAGACGGGCTACGACCTGGGCGCCCGTCGGTTCCACGCGACCGGCGAGCTGCTGCCGGACTCGGTGCTGGCCGAGCTGCGCCAGCATGACGCGATCCTGCTCGGGGCGATAGGCGATCCGTCGGTGCCCAGCGGCGTGCTGGAGCGAGGCCTGTTGCTGCGCCTGCGTTTTGAGCTGGACCACCACGTCAACCTGCGGCCGGGCCGGCTGTACCCGGGGGTGAGCGGCCCGCTGAAATTGGAGAGCGGGAATCCCGGCATCGACTTCGTCGTGGTGCGCGAGGGCACCGAGGGCCCCTACACCGGCAACGGCGGCGCGATCCGCGTCGGCACGCCCCACGAGGTGGCCACCGAGGTCAGCGTGAACACCGCGTTCGGCGTGCGCCGGGTGGTGCGATACGCGTTCGAGCGGGCGCGGCTGCGCCGCAAACACCTGACGCTGGTGCACAAAAACAACGTGCTGACGTTCGCGGGGAAGCTGTGGTCGCGCGTCGTGGCCGAGGTCGGCGAGGAATACCCCGACGTCGAGGTGGCCTACTCACACGTCGACGCCGCCACCATCTACCTGGTCACCGACCCCGGCCGCTTCGACGTGATCGTCACCGACAACCTGTTCGGCGACATCATCACCGACTTGGCCGCGGCGGTGTGCGGCGGAATTGGCTTGGCCGCCAGCGGAAATATCGACGCCACCCGGACCAACCCCTCGATGTTCGAGCCGGTGCACGGCAGCGCGCCCGACATCGCCGGCCGGGGCATCGCCGATCCGACGGCCGCGATCATGTCGGTGGCGCTGCTGCTCGCCCACCTCGGCGAGGACGATGCCGCTGCCCGGGTGGACCGGGCCGTCGAGACCCATCTGGCAACTCGTGGGAACGAACGGCTCTCCACCAGCGAAGTCGGCGAACGGATCGTCGGCGCGCTCTAG
- the wrbA gene encoding NAD(P)H:quinone oxidoreductase produces the protein MTKLAIIYYSATGHGTAMAQRVAAAAESAGAEVRLRHVAETHDPESFARNPAWTANYEATKDLPAATGDDIVWADAVIFGSPTRFGSPAAQLRTFLDSLGGLWAEGKLADKVYAAFTSSNTLHGGQETTLLALYITLMHFGGIIVPPGYTDPSKFVDGNPYGVSLVSTHDNIHEFDETTQHALDHLARRVVTVAGRLAAD, from the coding sequence GTGACCAAACTCGCGATCATCTACTATTCGGCCACCGGTCACGGCACCGCGATGGCACAGCGCGTCGCCGCGGCGGCCGAGTCGGCGGGCGCCGAGGTCCGCCTGCGACACGTCGCCGAAACCCACGACCCGGAATCGTTCGCCCGCAACCCGGCGTGGACGGCGAATTACGAAGCCACCAAGGACCTTCCGGCGGCCACCGGCGACGACATCGTGTGGGCCGACGCGGTGATCTTCGGCTCACCGACCCGGTTTGGCTCTCCCGCAGCGCAATTGCGCACGTTCCTCGACTCGCTGGGCGGGCTGTGGGCCGAGGGCAAGCTCGCGGACAAGGTGTATGCGGCCTTCACGTCGTCCAACACCCTGCACGGCGGGCAGGAGACGACGCTGCTCGCCCTTTACATCACGTTGATGCATTTCGGCGGCATCATCGTGCCGCCGGGATACACCGACCCGTCCAAGTTCGTCGACGGCAATCCGTACGGGGTGAGCCTGGTGTCCACCCACGACAACATCCACGAGTTCGACGAGACGACCCAGCACGCCCTCGATCACCTGGCCCGCCGGGTGGTTACGGTCGCCGGCAGGCTGGCGGCCGACTAG
- the serA gene encoding phosphoglycerate dehydrogenase, with product MNLPVVVIADKLAESTVAALGDQVEVRWVDGPDRPKLLAAVPEADALLVRSATTVDAEVLAAAPKLKIVARAGVGLDNVDVDAATARGVLVVNAPTSNIHSAAEHALALLLSAARQIAAADASLREHAWKRSSFSGTEIFGKTVGVVGLGRIGQLFAQRIAAFGTHVIAYDPYVAPTRAAQLGIELLALDDLLARADFISVHLPKTPETAGLIDKEALAKTKPGVIIVNAARGGLVDEAALAEAVSSGHVRAAGIDVFSSEPCTDSPLFELPQVVVTPHLGASTAEAQDRAGTDVAESVRLALAGEFVPDAVNVGGGVVSEEVAPWLDLARKLGVLAAALSDGLPASLSVQVRGELASEDVEVLRLSALRGLFSAVIEDQVTFVNAPALAAERGVTAEISTASESPNHRSVVDVRAVAHDGSVVNVAGTLSGPQLVEKIVQINGRNFDLRAQGTNLVINYVDQPGALGKIGTLLGAAGVNIHAAQLSEDAEGPSATILLRVDQDVPGDVRSAIAAAVGANKLEVVDLS from the coding sequence GTGAATCTTCCCGTTGTAGTGATAGCCGACAAACTCGCCGAATCAACCGTCGCCGCGCTGGGAGACCAGGTGGAGGTGCGCTGGGTGGACGGGCCGGACCGGCCGAAGCTGCTGGCCGCCGTGCCCGAGGCCGACGCGCTGCTGGTGCGGTCGGCCACCACGGTCGACGCCGAGGTGCTGGCGGCCGCCCCCAAGCTGAAGATCGTCGCGCGCGCCGGGGTCGGGCTGGACAACGTCGACGTCGACGCCGCCACCGCCCGCGGCGTGCTGGTGGTCAACGCGCCGACGTCGAACATCCACAGCGCCGCCGAGCACGCGCTGGCCCTGCTGCTGAGCGCGGCGCGCCAGATCGCGGCCGCCGACGCCTCCCTCCGGGAGCACGCCTGGAAGCGGTCGTCGTTCTCGGGCACCGAAATCTTCGGCAAGACCGTCGGTGTCGTCGGGCTGGGCCGGATCGGGCAGCTGTTCGCGCAGCGGATCGCGGCCTTCGGCACCCACGTGATCGCCTACGACCCGTACGTGGCGCCGACCCGGGCCGCGCAGCTCGGCATCGAGCTGCTGGCGCTGGACGACCTGCTGGCCCGCGCCGACTTCATCTCGGTGCACCTGCCGAAGACGCCCGAGACGGCGGGCCTGATCGACAAGGAGGCGCTGGCCAAGACCAAGCCGGGCGTCATCATCGTCAACGCCGCCCGCGGCGGGCTGGTGGACGAGGCGGCGCTGGCCGAGGCGGTGAGCAGCGGCCACGTCCGCGCCGCCGGCATCGACGTGTTCTCCAGCGAACCCTGCACCGACAGCCCGCTTTTCGAGCTGCCGCAGGTGGTGGTCACGCCGCACCTGGGGGCGTCCACCGCCGAGGCCCAGGACCGGGCCGGCACCGACGTGGCCGAGAGCGTGCGGCTGGCGCTGGCGGGGGAGTTCGTCCCCGACGCGGTCAACGTCGGCGGCGGGGTGGTCAGCGAGGAGGTGGCGCCCTGGCTCGATCTGGCGCGCAAGCTCGGCGTGCTGGCCGCGGCGCTGTCCGACGGCCTGCCGGCGTCGCTGTCCGTGCAGGTGCGCGGCGAGCTGGCGTCCGAAGACGTTGAGGTGCTGCGGCTTTCGGCGCTGCGCGGCTTGTTCTCGGCGGTCATCGAGGACCAGGTGACCTTCGTCAACGCGCCGGCGCTGGCCGCCGAACGCGGCGTGACCGCCGAAATCAGCACGGCGTCGGAAAGCCCCAACCACCGCAGCGTCGTCGACGTGCGGGCCGTCGCCCACGACGGCTCGGTGGTCAACGTCGCCGGCACGCTGTCCGGGCCGCAGCTGGTGGAAAAGATCGTGCAGATCAACGGCCGCAACTTCGACCTGCGCGCCCAGGGCACCAACCTGGTGATCAACTACGTCGATCAGCCCGGGGCGCTGGGCAAGATCGGCACCCTGCTCGGCGCGGCCGGCGTGAACATCCACGCCGCGCAACTGTCCGAGGACGCCGAGGGCCCGAGCGCGACGATCCTGCTGCGGGTGGACCAGGACGTGCCGGGCGACGTGCGGTCGGCGATCGCGGCGGCCGTGGGCGCCAACAAGCTCGAAGTGGTTGACCTGTCGTGA
- the ilvN gene encoding acetolactate synthase small subunit gives MNTHTLSVLVEDKPGVLARVAALFSRRGFNIESLAVGATEQKDMSRMTIVVSAEDTPLEQVTKQLNKLINVIKIIEQDENNSVSRELALIKVRADAGSRSQVIEAVNLFRAKVIDVSPEALTIEATGDRGKIEALLRVLEPFGIREIVQSGLVSLSRGARGIGAAK, from the coding sequence ATGAACACGCACACGTTGTCGGTGCTGGTGGAAGACAAACCCGGCGTGCTCGCGCGGGTGGCGGCGCTGTTCTCCCGGCGCGGTTTCAACATCGAGTCGCTGGCCGTGGGCGCCACCGAGCAGAAGGACATGTCGCGGATGACCATCGTCGTCTCCGCCGAGGACACCCCGCTCGAACAGGTCACCAAGCAACTCAACAAGCTGATCAACGTCATCAAGATCATCGAGCAAGACGAAAACAACTCGGTGTCACGCGAATTGGCGCTGATCAAGGTCCGCGCCGACGCCGGCAGCCGCAGCCAGGTGATCGAAGCGGTAAACCTGTTCCGCGCCAAGGTGATTGACGTGTCACCGGAAGCGCTGACCATCGAGGCCACGGGTGACCGCGGCAAGATCGAGGCGCTGCTGCGCGTGCTGGAGCCTTTCGGCATCCGCGAAATCGTTCAGTCGGGCCTGGTGTCGTTGTCCCGCGGTGCGCGCGGGATCGGCGCCGCCAAGTAA
- a CDS encoding DoxX family protein translates to MTSQPHDAHWQRPGESAEPIPGRPASARLVDPEDDLTPVGYPGDFGTTTVIPYQDPGQAGAPAAGAYNLLDQQEPLPYVQPQSVPRAAPISAAEPTEIDEDHGRLRALGRRGTQHLGLLVLRVGLGAVLGAHGMQKLFGWWGGQGVTGFKNSLSDVGYQHADILAYVSAGGEIVAGVLLVLGLFTPVAAAGALAFLINGLLATVSARPHSHPYSFFLPEGHEYQITLIVLAVAVILCGPGRYGLDAGRGWAHRPFIGSFVALLAGIAAGIAVWVLLNGVNPIA, encoded by the coding sequence GTGACCAGTCAACCTCATGACGCACATTGGCAGCGGCCCGGCGAATCCGCGGAGCCAATCCCCGGGCGCCCCGCCTCGGCGCGCTTGGTCGACCCCGAAGATGACCTGACGCCAGTCGGGTACCCGGGCGACTTCGGCACCACCACCGTCATCCCGTACCAGGACCCCGGCCAGGCCGGTGCGCCTGCGGCCGGCGCATACAACCTGCTCGACCAGCAGGAGCCGTTGCCGTACGTCCAGCCGCAGTCGGTGCCCCGGGCGGCGCCGATCTCCGCGGCCGAGCCCACCGAAATCGACGAGGACCACGGGCGGCTGCGCGCCCTCGGCCGGCGCGGCACCCAGCATCTGGGTTTGCTGGTGCTGCGGGTCGGGCTGGGAGCGGTGCTGGGTGCCCACGGGATGCAAAAGCTGTTCGGCTGGTGGGGCGGTCAAGGGGTGACGGGATTCAAGAACTCACTGTCCGACGTCGGCTACCAGCACGCCGACATCCTCGCCTACGTGAGCGCCGGCGGCGAGATCGTGGCCGGTGTGCTGCTGGTGCTGGGACTGTTCACCCCGGTGGCCGCGGCGGGGGCGCTGGCGTTCCTGATCAACGGTCTGCTGGCCACCGTCTCGGCGCGGCCGCATTCGCACCCCTACTCGTTCTTCCTGCCGGAGGGGCACGAATACCAGATCACGCTGATCGTCCTGGCCGTCGCGGTCATCCTGTGCGGACCCGGCCGCTACGGTCTCGACGCCGGCCGCGGTTGGGCCCATCGACCCTTCATCGGGTCGTTCGTCGCCCTGCTGGCCGGCATCGCCGCCGGCATCGCGGTGTGGGTGCTGCTCAACGGCGTCAATCCGATCGCCTGA
- a CDS encoding acetolactate synthase large subunit, with protein MSAPTRPHTPAAEPGPQDAANGAPDTAKPVAKSATAPPKRVAPQQLTGAQSVIRSLEELDVEVIFGIPGGAVLPVYDPLFYSKKLRHVLVRHEQGAGHAASGYAHATGKVGVCMATSGPGATNLVTPLADAQMDSIPVVAITGQVGRGLIGTDAFQEADISGITMPITKHNFLVRSGDDIPRVLAEAFHIASSGRPGAVLVDIPKDVLQGQCTFAWPPKMDLPGYKPNTKPHNRQVREAAKLIAAARKPVLYVGGGVIRGEATEQLAELAELTGIPVVTTLMARGAFPDSHPQNLGMPGMHGTVAAVAALQRSDLLIALGTRFDDRVTGKLDSFAPEAKVIHADIDPAEIGKNRHADVPIVGDVKAVLTDLVAMLRHHGAAGALELADWWAYLDGVRKTYPLSYGPQSDGSLSPEYVIETLGKIAGPDAVYVAGVGQHQMWAAQFVSYEKPRTWINSGGLGTMGFAIPAAMGAKVARPDAEVWAIDGDGCFQMTNQELATCAIEGAPIKVALINNGNLGMVRQWQSLFYEERYSQTDLATHSHRIPDFVKLAEALGCVGLRCERAEDVVDVIKAARAINDRPVVIDFIVGADAQVWPMVAAGTSNDEIQAARGIRPLFDDETEGHA; from the coding sequence GTGAGCGCACCGACCAGGCCACACACACCGGCCGCCGAACCGGGGCCGCAGGACGCGGCCAACGGCGCGCCGGACACCGCCAAACCCGTCGCAAAATCCGCGACGGCCCCACCGAAACGCGTTGCGCCACAGCAACTTACCGGCGCCCAGTCGGTGATACGGTCGCTGGAGGAACTCGACGTCGAGGTCATATTTGGGATTCCCGGCGGCGCCGTGCTGCCGGTCTACGACCCGCTGTTTTACTCGAAAAAGCTGCGCCACGTGCTGGTCCGCCACGAGCAGGGCGCCGGCCACGCCGCCAGCGGGTACGCGCACGCCACCGGCAAGGTCGGGGTGTGCATGGCGACGTCGGGTCCCGGCGCCACCAACCTGGTGACCCCGCTGGCCGACGCGCAGATGGATTCGATCCCCGTCGTCGCCATCACCGGACAGGTCGGGCGCGGGCTGATCGGCACCGACGCCTTCCAGGAGGCCGACATCTCGGGCATCACGATGCCGATCACCAAGCACAACTTCCTGGTTCGCTCCGGCGACGACATTCCCCGGGTCCTGGCCGAGGCCTTCCACATCGCCTCCTCGGGACGCCCGGGCGCGGTGCTCGTCGACATCCCCAAGGACGTGCTGCAGGGCCAGTGCACGTTCGCCTGGCCGCCGAAAATGGACCTGCCCGGCTACAAGCCGAACACCAAGCCGCACAACCGGCAGGTCCGCGAGGCCGCCAAGCTGATCGCGGCCGCCCGCAAACCGGTGCTCTACGTCGGCGGCGGCGTCATCCGCGGCGAGGCGACCGAGCAGCTGGCCGAGCTTGCGGAGCTGACCGGCATCCCCGTGGTCACCACGCTGATGGCGCGCGGCGCGTTTCCGGACAGCCATCCGCAGAACCTGGGCATGCCCGGCATGCACGGCACGGTGGCGGCGGTGGCGGCGCTGCAGCGCAGCGACCTGCTGATCGCGCTGGGCACCCGCTTCGACGACCGGGTGACCGGCAAGCTCGACTCCTTCGCGCCCGAGGCCAAGGTCATCCACGCCGACATCGACCCTGCCGAGATCGGCAAGAACCGGCACGCCGACGTGCCGATCGTCGGCGACGTCAAGGCCGTCCTCACCGACCTCGTCGCGATGCTGCGGCACCACGGCGCTGCCGGCGCCCTCGAGCTGGCCGACTGGTGGGCCTACCTCGACGGGGTTCGAAAGACGTACCCGCTGAGCTACGGCCCGCAGAGCGACGGCAGCCTGAGCCCGGAGTACGTGATCGAAACGCTGGGCAAGATCGCCGGCCCGGACGCCGTGTACGTCGCCGGCGTCGGCCAGCACCAGATGTGGGCGGCGCAGTTCGTTTCCTACGAGAAGCCGCGCACCTGGATCAACTCCGGCGGCCTGGGCACCATGGGGTTCGCCATCCCGGCGGCCATGGGCGCCAAGGTCGCCCGCCCGGACGCGGAGGTCTGGGCGATCGACGGCGACGGCTGCTTCCAGATGACCAACCAGGAGCTGGCCACCTGCGCCATCGAGGGCGCCCCGATCAAGGTCGCGCTGATCAACAACGGCAACCTGGGCATGGTGCGGCAGTGGCAGAGCCTCTTCTACGAAGAGCGGTACTCGCAGACCGACCTGGCCACGCACTCGCACCGCATCCCGGACTTCGTGAAGCTGGCCGAGGCGCTGGGTTGCGTCGGATTGCGTTGCGAGCGTGCCGAAGACGTTGTCGACGTGATCAAGGCGGCACGGGCGATCAACGACCGCCCGGTGGTGATCGACTTCATCGTCGGCGCCGACGCGCAGGTGTGGCCGATGGTGGCCGCCGGCACCAGCAACGACGAGATCCAGGCCGCCCGCGGCATCCGCCCGTTGTTCGACGACGAAACCGAAGGGCACGCCTGA
- a CDS encoding fumarylacetoacetate hydrolase family protein: MRLARVASPDGVAFVSVEGELDDPAAMTAREIAEHPFGAPTFTGRSWPLPDVRLLAPILASKVVCVGKNYADHIAEMGGLTGLAPADPVIFLKPNTAIIGPNVPIRLPANASPVHFEGELAAVIGRACKDVPAARAAENILGYTIANDVSARDQQKADGQWTRAKGHDTFCPVGPWIVTDVDPADLELRTEVNGDVKQRARTSLMIHDVGAIVEWISAVMTLLPGDLILTGTPAGVGPIEDGDTVSITIEGIGTLTNPVVRKGKS; the protein is encoded by the coding sequence ATGCGCCTTGCTCGAGTCGCCAGCCCGGACGGTGTCGCCTTCGTCAGCGTCGAGGGCGAACTGGACGATCCCGCCGCAATGACGGCCCGGGAGATCGCCGAACACCCGTTCGGCGCGCCGACATTCACGGGCCGGTCGTGGCCGCTGCCCGACGTCCGGCTGCTGGCTCCGATCCTGGCCAGCAAGGTGGTCTGCGTCGGTAAGAACTACGCCGACCACATCGCGGAGATGGGCGGCCTGACGGGCCTGGCACCGGCGGACCCGGTGATATTCCTCAAGCCCAACACCGCGATCATCGGGCCGAATGTGCCGATTCGGTTGCCCGCCAACGCATCACCCGTGCACTTCGAGGGCGAGTTGGCGGCGGTGATCGGCCGGGCGTGCAAGGACGTTCCCGCCGCCCGGGCCGCCGAGAACATTCTCGGCTACACCATCGCCAACGACGTGTCGGCGCGCGATCAACAAAAGGCCGACGGTCAATGGACCCGCGCCAAGGGCCACGACACCTTCTGCCCGGTGGGGCCGTGGATCGTCACCGATGTCGACCCCGCCGATCTGGAGCTGCGCACCGAGGTCAACGGCGACGTCAAGCAACGCGCCCGCACTTCGCTGATGATCCACGACGTCGGCGCGATCGTGGAGTGGATCTCGGCCGTGATGACCTTGCTGCCCGGCGATCTCATCCTCACCGGTACGCCGGCGGGCGTCGGCCCCATCGAGGACGGTGACACCGTGTCCATCACCATCGAGGGGATCGGCACCCTCACCAATCCGGTAGTCCGCAAAGGAAAGTCGTGA